One Alphaproteobacteria bacterium LSUCC0396 genomic region harbors:
- a CDS encoding SOS response-associated peptidase — protein sequence MCGRFTSTATTDELMRRFGVTITQNLRPRWNVAPSQSSLVLIREGLHTQAINAAWGLPPAAKGNSFLINARMETLREKPTFQDAFSLSRCVIVASGWYEWSAPKTPWHIQLLDGGVMAMAGLLFRQSAQTRFVIVTSAADGELAQIHHRQPLVLDTEAEAAWLGGSADKAAACCKAAPASWFNWYRVSPDVGKTTRDHPQLVTPLEGDALLPAVPDQGDLFS from the coding sequence ATGTGCGGACGCTTTACCAGCACGGCCACAACTGATGAATTGATGCGCCGCTTTGGTGTTACAATTACGCAGAATTTGCGCCCGCGCTGGAATGTTGCGCCCAGTCAAAGCAGCCTAGTTCTCATTCGTGAGGGGCTGCATACGCAGGCAATAAACGCCGCATGGGGACTGCCGCCGGCCGCAAAGGGAAACAGTTTTCTCATTAATGCGCGGATGGAAACATTGCGTGAAAAGCCAACCTTTCAAGACGCGTTTTCGCTGTCGCGCTGTGTTATTGTGGCAAGCGGCTGGTATGAATGGTCAGCCCCGAAAACGCCGTGGCATATCCAGCTTTTGGATGGCGGGGTTATGGCGATGGCAGGGTTACTGTTTCGCCAGTCCGCGCAAACCCGATTTGTGATTGTAACGAGTGCTGCCGATGGTGAGCTCGCACAAATCCATCATCGTCAGCCGCTTGTGCTAGATACCGAGGCCGAGGCTGCATGGCTTGGCGGATCGGCTGATAAGGCTGCCGCTTGCTGCAAGGCCGCGCCCGCCAGCTGGTTTAACTGGTACCGGGTCAGCCCTGATGTTGGCAAAACGACGCGTGATCATCCGCAGCTTGTGACGCCGCTTGAGGGCGATGCGCTGTTACCGGCCGTACCAGATCAGGGCGATCTGTTCAGCTAA
- a CDS encoding DNA-3-methyladenine glycosylase has product MTIMQQKLLAPGGALDRLAAIDPDIAAALAQYGPPPDRSLPASFETLARSIIGQQISRAAASAIWNRMCDQNHSTAPIIAAKQPDDLMPFGLSRRKAEYLIGIADEIQSNRLDLSNLATMNGEDVQKRLVEIRGIGAWTADNYRLFALGDMDAWPANDLALQEGMKRLKSLNTRPDGKELERRGDAWRPYRGAGALMLWHIYGILVRKATIDEI; this is encoded by the coding sequence ATGACAATCATGCAACAAAAACTTCTCGCCCCGGGCGGCGCACTTGACCGGCTTGCCGCAATTGACCCCGACATTGCTGCCGCGCTGGCGCAATACGGCCCGCCGCCAGATCGCTCGCTCCCCGCTAGTTTCGAGACGTTGGCGCGTTCGATTATCGGCCAACAGATTTCACGCGCCGCCGCCAGCGCGATCTGGAACCGCATGTGTGATCAAAACCACAGCACCGCGCCGATCATCGCCGCAAAACAGCCCGATGATTTAATGCCATTTGGCCTGTCGCGCCGCAAAGCGGAATATCTGATTGGGATTGCCGATGAAATTCAATCAAACCGCCTTGACCTTTCCAACCTAGCGACAATGAACGGTGAAGATGTGCAAAAACGGCTTGTTGAAATTCGCGGTATTGGCGCTTGGACAGCTGACAATTATCGCCTTTTTGCACTTGGCGATATGGATGCATGGCCGGCTAATGATCTGGCCCTACAAGAGGGTATGAAGCGCCTAAAATCCCTGAATACGCGGCCAGACGGCAAAGAGCTGGAGCGCCGCGGTGACGCGTGGCGCCCTTATCGCGGTGCTGGCGCGCTGATGCTTTGGCATATTTACGGCATTCTGGTGCGAAAGGCGACGATCGACGAGATTTAG
- a CDS encoding cytochrome b/b6 domain-containing protein: protein MIVWDFPLRMFHWCLFICVVGAIISAKAEVLWVHERFGLAVLGLVSFRIFWGFIGGHYARFSQFLAAPKTALQGLKGVFRPDPVEKAGHSALGSYAVLALLGIPLFMAVSGTMSNDDVLFEGPLAHLVPNGTDNATSAHHFGEKFLFIIIFLHLAAILIYKFKKKRNLTMAMVKGTTSLKGDQPAIDGRISGQHTAFGILLMLAFVVAAQAISLLRPSLF, encoded by the coding sequence ATGATTGTGTGGGATTTTCCTTTGCGCATGTTTCATTGGTGCCTGTTTATTTGTGTTGTTGGCGCAATTATTTCGGCGAAGGCCGAAGTTCTTTGGGTACATGAACGCTTTGGTTTGGCGGTCCTGGGGTTGGTGAGTTTTCGCATTTTCTGGGGTTTTATTGGTGGCCATTATGCACGGTTCAGCCAGTTCCTTGCCGCGCCCAAAACCGCGTTGCAGGGGCTGAAGGGGGTATTTCGGCCTGATCCAGTGGAAAAGGCCGGGCATAGCGCGCTTGGCAGCTATGCAGTGCTGGCCTTGCTTGGTATCCCGCTTTTCATGGCGGTAAGTGGCACCATGTCGAATGATGATGTTTTATTTGAAGGCCCACTTGCGCATCTGGTGCCAAATGGCACCGATAATGCCACCTCGGCGCATCATTTTGGCGAGAAATTTCTGTTTATCATTATATTTTTACATCTCGCCGCGATTTTGATCTATAAATTCAAGAAAAAGCGTAATTTGACGATGGCGATGGTTAAAGGAACGACCAGCCTGAAAGGCGATCAACCGGCAATTGATGGGCGGATTTCAGGCCAGCATACTGCCTTTGGCATTTTGTTGATGCTGGCCTTTGTTGTCGCGGCACAAGCGATTAGCCTGCTGCGGCCGTCGTTATTCTAG
- a CDS encoding cytochrome c has protein sequence MITPPINRRLNTEIFAIPRAVSRGVALLLFCMMTTGFGTIITAKADIIEDRKAGFKANAQSMKAIAAAIGAGDRETVGKLAGGIASWAAKIPSHFPEGSDGGDTKARAEIWFNFDTFKARAKANETAATALVNAAQTGDPAAMVAGLKTLGASCKACHSDFKD, from the coding sequence ATGATTACGCCGCCAATCAATAGACGATTGAATACAGAAATATTTGCCATACCGCGTGCCGTATCTCGCGGCGTTGCGCTATTGCTCTTTTGCATGATGACCACGGGTTTTGGCACCATTATTACCGCCAAGGCCGACATCATCGAAGACCGCAAGGCGGGATTCAAAGCCAATGCCCAGTCGATGAAGGCCATTGCCGCCGCCATCGGTGCCGGTGACAGGGAAACGGTGGGCAAACTTGCTGGTGGCATTGCCAGTTGGGCGGCAAAAATTCCCAGCCATTTCCCCGAAGGCAGCGACGGGGGCGATACCAAAGCTCGCGCCGAAATTTGGTTTAACTTTGACACATTCAAGGCGCGGGCCAAGGCGAATGAAACTGCCGCGACAGCGCTGGTAAACGCGGCGCAAACAGGTGATCCCGCAGCAATGGTGGCAGGTCTAAAAACGCTGGGGGCAAGCTGCAAAGCCTGTCATTCAGATTTCAAAGATTAA
- a CDS encoding DMT family transporter — translation MSGLIPRSLVGVLLSLCSVIFGVLTGVLVKQLGPDINIVTMLFYRFLFSLPILFLFAIYLRGWQFLQINQRKTLFFRSILGCCGIAFWFLSVRSMPLGMATALFQSSVIFITLLSPLLLGEKVGIYRWTAVVAGLTGVVIITDPLSGNMSWYALYGIGAALTGACLSLLLRQLGKGDAPASVAAWYNLAGFGVLTSIVTILPDQLQAISQTVLIDLVFIGVIGSALQIVMTTAYRHSDAVVVASMRYLQMPISGVVGYFLFAEVMSATEIIGALVIIGSCLVIAWRELVRSREVNQPGI, via the coding sequence GTGTCAGGTTTGATACCTCGATCTTTAGTCGGCGTTCTTTTAAGCCTTTGTTCCGTGATTTTTGGTGTGCTGACAGGGGTTTTGGTCAAACAGCTAGGGCCCGATATCAATATCGTAACGATGCTGTTTTATCGGTTTTTGTTCTCATTGCCGATCTTATTCTTGTTTGCGATCTATCTGCGAGGATGGCAGTTTTTGCAGATAAACCAACGCAAAACCCTGTTTTTCCGTAGCATCCTTGGCTGTTGCGGGATTGCTTTCTGGTTTTTGTCAGTGCGCTCGATGCCGCTTGGCATGGCAACGGCGCTGTTTCAAAGCTCGGTGATCTTTATCACATTGCTATCGCCTCTCTTGCTCGGCGAGAAAGTCGGCATTTACCGCTGGACGGCGGTTGTTGCAGGTTTGACTGGTGTTGTTATTATTACCGACCCTTTGTCGGGGAATATGTCATGGTATGCGCTTTATGGCATCGGGGCGGCATTAACCGGTGCCTGTCTTTCATTGCTGCTGCGCCAACTCGGCAAGGGTGATGCGCCGGCATCGGTTGCGGCTTGGTATAATCTGGCTGGATTTGGCGTGTTGACCAGTATTGTCACAATCCTGCCCGATCAATTGCAAGCCATTAGCCAAACGGTTTTGATTGATCTGGTGTTTATTGGGGTAATCGGGTCTGCCTTGCAGATTGTGATGACAACCGCCTATCGACATTCTGATGCGGTGGTGGTGGCATCGATGCGGTATCTGCAGATGCCAATATCAGGTGTTGTTGGCTATTTTCTATTTGCCGAAGTGATGTCGGCAACTGAAATTATTGGTGCCTTGGTTATTATTGGCAGCTGTCTTGTGATTGCGTGGCGTGAACTCGTGCGCTCACGCGAGGTGAACCAGCCGGGTATTTAG
- a CDS encoding acetoacetate--CoA ligase, producing MSDPSPPASHSKTLETGRAAGLDANPDNLAGTCLWQPTAADVDAAQLQDFGRFIAANYGFDWNGDFQAMWQWSVDKMPDFWQGIWQWHGIIGEMGSRQLINETAMPGAQFFPDAKINFAENLLAEADDRPAISAHGEDGRHAILSRAELKQQVMALAGWMQSNGIGQGDRVAAYTPNTAEAVITMLAAATLGAVYSSCSPDFGLTGAVDRFGQIEPKLLMACDGYLYAGKPIDRMALIADLAARLPTLEAVLILPYLDKARDCSHIPNAVCFPDAIRTATPVTKFHRIGFNDPLYILYSSGTTGAPKCIVHGVGGTLIQHIKEHRLHGNLGAGDAMFYFTTCGWMMWNWLVSALALKAKIILFEGNPFHPGPQRLWELAEVENIAVFGTSAKYIDAVRKAGYSPRDAVRLDTLRTLLSTGSPLSSDGFAFVYQKIKPEIQLCSISGGTDIVSCFVLGCPVLPVFAGEIQTRGLGMKTDVLDDNGDSITGQQGELCCTAPFPSMPVKFWNDPDGSKYKSAYFEHFTGVWRHGDWATMTPRGGMIIHGRSDATLNPGGVRIGTAEIYRQVEAFDEIVEALVIGQNWDNDVRVILFVRMADDAQLDNDLKQRISAAVRAGATPRHVPAVIIAVPDIPRTRSGKITELAVRDIIHGRAVKNTDALANAEALAFFKDLAELKG from the coding sequence ATGTCAGATCCATCGCCACCAGCATCACATTCCAAAACCCTCGAAACTGGCCGTGCCGCCGGGCTGGATGCTAATCCTGACAATCTTGCAGGCACCTGCCTATGGCAGCCGACAGCAGCAGATGTTGACGCCGCACAATTGCAGGATTTTGGGCGGTTTATCGCGGCCAATTATGGCTTTGACTGGAACGGCGATTTTCAAGCGATGTGGCAGTGGTCAGTCGATAAAATGCCAGATTTCTGGCAAGGAATTTGGCAATGGCACGGCATTATCGGCGAGATGGGATCCCGCCAGCTGATCAATGAGACAGCCATGCCCGGTGCGCAGTTCTTTCCTGATGCCAAAATCAACTTTGCTGAAAATCTATTGGCTGAGGCTGATGATCGGCCTGCCATTAGTGCGCATGGCGAGGATGGTCGCCACGCGATATTAAGCCGCGCCGAATTGAAACAGCAGGTGATGGCATTGGCTGGCTGGATGCAATCAAACGGCATTGGGCAGGGTGACCGTGTTGCCGCCTACACGCCAAATACGGCAGAAGCGGTGATTACCATGCTGGCCGCGGCGACCCTTGGTGCGGTCTATTCAAGCTGTTCACCCGATTTTGGGTTGACCGGTGCCGTTGATCGCTTTGGCCAGATTGAGCCGAAATTACTGATGGCTTGTGATGGCTATCTCTATGCTGGCAAGCCGATTGATCGGATGGCGTTGATTGCCGACCTTGCCGCCAGACTGCCAACGCTTGAGGCCGTTTTGATCCTGCCCTATCTCGATAAAGCACGCGATTGCAGCCATATCCCAAATGCGGTTTGTTTCCCCGACGCCATACGCACCGCAACGCCGGTGACAAAATTTCACCGTATCGGCTTTAATGACCCTCTCTATATTCTCTATTCAAGCGGCACAACCGGTGCGCCAAAATGTATTGTTCATGGGGTTGGCGGCACCCTTATTCAGCATATCAAGGAACATCGCCTGCATGGCAATCTTGGCGCTGGTGATGCGATGTTCTACTTCACCACCTGTGGCTGGATGATGTGGAACTGGCTGGTATCGGCATTGGCCTTAAAGGCTAAAATCATTCTGTTTGAAGGCAATCCTTTTCACCCCGGGCCGCAGCGTCTGTGGGAATTGGCCGAGGTTGAAAATATCGCAGTCTTTGGAACATCAGCAAAATATATCGATGCCGTGCGAAAGGCTGGCTATTCCCCCCGTGACGCCGTACGCCTTGATACATTGCGAACATTATTATCGACCGGATCGCCGCTCTCATCAGACGGCTTTGCCTTCGTCTATCAAAAGATCAAGCCCGAGATTCAGCTATGTTCAATTTCAGGTGGTACCGATATTGTATCGTGCTTTGTCCTCGGCTGTCCGGTTTTGCCAGTTTTTGCCGGTGAAATACAGACCCGTGGCCTCGGCATGAAAACCGACGTTCTGGATGATAATGGCGACAGTATCACCGGCCAGCAGGGAGAGCTATGCTGCACCGCGCCGTTTCCATCAATGCCGGTAAAATTCTGGAATGATCCAGATGGCAGCAAATATAAATCGGCCTATTTTGAGCATTTTACCGGGGTTTGGCGACATGGCGATTGGGCAACCATGACACCGCGTGGCGGGATGATCATTCATGGCCGCTCGGACGCGACGTTAAATCCGGGCGGCGTGCGGATTGGCACTGCCGAGATTTACCGGCAAGTCGAGGCGTTTGATGAGATTGTCGAGGCCTTGGTTATCGGACAGAACTGGGATAATGATGTTCGTGTTATCCTGTTCGTGCGGATGGCCGATGACGCCCAGCTTGATAATGATTTAAAACAGCGGATTTCAGCTGCTGTCCGCGCCGGCGCAACCCCACGTCATGTTCCAGCAGTAATCATCGCTGTTCCCGATATTCCGCGCACAAGGTCCGGCAAAATAACCGAGCTGGCGGTCCGTGATATAATCCATGGGCGTGCGGTCAAAAACACCGACGCCTTGGCCAATGCCGAAGCCCTTGCCTTTTTTAAAGATTTAGCTGAACTCAAGGGCTGA
- the gor gene encoding glutathione-disulfide reductase: MAASPANFDYDLIVIGAGSGGVRAGRIAAGHGANVAVIEGDRPGGTCVIRGCVPKKLLMYGSSFSADAEDARGFGWKIDGLSHDWAALIAAKDAEIARLEGIYRSLLKNAGATLIEGWGRVTGPNEVTVGDKVLRAGKILIAVGGTPQFIDVPGMEAHAISSNEALDLPVLPKEIAIYGSGYIALEFAGIFNGLGARTHLIYRSDLPLRGFDDDVRAHIAAALHDRGVILHPQNTIERVTAEDGRKQACLKDGSRLEVDAVMAATGRRPNTAGLGLEDVGVALGRQGEIIVNDMSQTNVPSLYAIGDVTNRINLTPVAIAEGHAFADSEFGNLTRKADHTNVASAVFSQPPIASVGLSEADAEQRFGKLRVFESQFRAMKNTLSGRGEKTYMKLIVDAASDRVVGVHMMGPDCGEIMQGIGIAVKMGATKADFDATIGIHPTAAEEFVTMRTARQDG, translated from the coding sequence ATGGCAGCTTCACCAGCAAATTTTGATTATGATCTGATCGTTATCGGCGCTGGATCGGGTGGTGTGCGCGCTGGCCGGATTGCGGCCGGGCATGGCGCCAATGTTGCGGTAATCGAGGGGGATCGGCCGGGTGGCACTTGTGTCATTCGCGGTTGTGTTCCGAAAAAACTTTTGATGTATGGATCCAGCTTTTCCGCCGATGCTGAGGATGCGCGTGGATTTGGCTGGAAAATTGATGGTCTGTCGCATGATTGGGCGGCATTGATTGCCGCAAAGGACGCTGAAATTGCCCGTTTGGAGGGCATATACCGTTCGTTGCTGAAGAATGCTGGTGCGACCCTGATCGAGGGCTGGGGGCGCGTTACGGGCCCCAATGAGGTGACGGTTGGCGATAAGGTTTTGCGGGCGGGTAAAATTTTGATTGCCGTCGGTGGCACGCCGCAATTCATTGATGTGCCGGGTATGGAGGCGCACGCAATAAGCTCTAATGAAGCGCTGGATTTACCAGTCCTTCCAAAAGAGATTGCGATTTATGGCAGTGGCTATATCGCGCTGGAATTTGCCGGTATTTTTAACGGTCTTGGGGCGCGTACTCATCTGATTTACCGCAGTGATTTGCCGCTTCGTGGATTTGACGATGATGTTCGTGCGCATATTGCTGCCGCGTTACATGATCGAGGGGTTATCCTCCATCCACAAAACACCATCGAACGCGTTACCGCCGAGGATGGCCGCAAGCAAGCCTGTCTAAAGGATGGCAGCAGGCTGGAGGTTGACGCGGTTATGGCGGCGACTGGCCGCAGACCAAACACGGCCGGCCTTGGGTTGGAGGATGTTGGTGTGGCGCTGGGCAGACAGGGTGAAATCATTGTTAATGATATGTCGCAAACCAATGTGCCAAGCCTTTATGCGATCGGTGATGTCACTAACCGGATTAATCTGACACCAGTTGCGATTGCCGAAGGCCACGCTTTTGCTGACAGTGAATTTGGTAATCTTACCCGCAAGGCTGATCACACAAATGTGGCATCAGCAGTGTTCAGCCAGCCGCCCATCGCGTCTGTTGGACTGTCAGAAGCCGACGCAGAACAGCGCTTTGGCAAGCTACGGGTGTTTGAAAGTCAGTTCAGGGCGATGAAAAACACCCTTTCTGGCCGCGGCGAAAAAACCTATATGAAACTGATTGTCGACGCGGCGAGTGACCGGGTTGTCGGGGTGCATATGATGGGGCCGGATTGCGGTGAAATCATGCAAGGGATTGGTATTGCGGTAAAGATGGGCGCAACCAAAGCGGACTTTGACGCAACCATTGGCATCCATCCGACCGCGGCCGAGGAATTTGTGACGATGCGTACAGCACGGCAAGATGGATAG
- a CDS encoding class II 3-deoxy-7-phosphoheptulonate synthase, whose translation MTWQPNSWRGLPIKQVPDYPDLDRLTAVEKIISGRPPLVFAGEAQSLRDRLGAVSRGEAFLLQGGDCAESFAEFSANNIRDSFKVMLQMAVVLTYGASMPVIKIGRMAGQFAKPRSAPTEVIDGVELPSYRGDMINGPAFTEDERTPDPRRLLRVYEQSAATLNLLRAFAQGGLADLTKVHSWVADFLKDTPQTQRFEALAERIEESLNFMKACGVTAQTARPLAETELYTSHEALLLGFEEAMTRRDTITDEQGWYDTSAHMLWIGDRTRQPDGAHVEYMRGIANPIGLKCGPSLDPDELLHLIDILNPNNQAGRLTLIVRMGAEKVRSGLPPLLRAVKAHGANVVWCCDPMHGNTIKASSGYKTRRVDDVMAEVTGFFDAHDEIGTYPGGVHFEMTGQNVTECVGGVIDVTEANLGDRYHTHCDPRLNGAQALELAFLLADLLKRRRGVPSFMSKAV comes from the coding sequence ATGACTTGGCAACCAAATAGCTGGCGCGGCCTTCCAATAAAGCAGGTGCCGGACTATCCTGATCTTGACCGGCTGACTGCTGTCGAGAAGATCATTTCAGGTCGTCCGCCACTGGTATTTGCCGGTGAAGCGCAGAGCCTGCGTGATCGTCTGGGTGCCGTATCGCGCGGTGAGGCGTTCTTGCTGCAGGGCGGTGATTGCGCCGAGAGCTTTGCTGAATTTTCAGCGAATAATATCCGTGACAGCTTTAAGGTCATGTTGCAAATGGCGGTTGTGCTGACCTATGGCGCCTCAATGCCGGTTATCAAGATCGGCCGGATGGCAGGCCAGTTTGCCAAGCCGCGCTCGGCGCCAACCGAAGTGATTGATGGGGTTGAGCTGCCAAGCTATCGCGGCGATATGATCAATGGGCCTGCCTTTACCGAAGATGAACGCACGCCCGATCCACGTCGGTTGTTACGCGTTTATGAACAATCAGCCGCAACGTTGAACCTGCTTCGTGCCTTTGCGCAAGGCGGGCTTGCTGATCTGACCAAGGTGCATAGCTGGGTTGCTGATTTCCTGAAAGATACGCCACAAACGCAGCGTTTTGAGGCACTTGCCGAACGTATCGAGGAAAGCCTGAATTTCATGAAGGCGTGCGGTGTCACCGCGCAGACGGCGCGGCCGCTTGCCGAAACCGAGCTTTACACCAGCCATGAAGCGTTGCTGCTTGGGTTTGAAGAGGCGATGACCCGCCGTGATACAATCACCGACGAGCAGGGCTGGTATGATACATCGGCGCATATGCTGTGGATTGGCGATCGTACGCGCCAGCCCGATGGGGCGCATGTCGAATATATGCGCGGTATTGCCAACCCGATTGGCCTGAAATGTGGGCCAAGTCTCGACCCGGACGAGTTATTGCACCTTATTGATATCCTGAACCCGAATAATCAAGCGGGCAGGCTGACTCTGATCGTGCGGATGGGCGCAGAGAAGGTGCGTTCAGGCTTGCCGCCATTATTGCGCGCGGTAAAGGCGCATGGCGCCAATGTCGTGTGGTGCTGTGATCCGATGCATGGCAACACCATCAAGGCCAGCAGCGGTTACAAAACCCGCCGCGTTGATGATGTAATGGCTGAGGTCACCGGCTTTTTTGATGCGCATGACGAGATCGGCACCTATCCGGGCGGCGTGCATTTTGAAATGACCGGACAGAATGTGACCGAATGTGTTGGCGGCGTTATTGATGTAACCGAGGCCAACCTCGGTGACCGCTATCATACGCATTGTGATCCGCGTCTTAACGGGGCACAGGCGCTTGAGC